Proteins from a single region of Strix aluco isolate bStrAlu1 chromosome 5, bStrAlu1.hap1, whole genome shotgun sequence:
- the LOC141923686 gene encoding killer cell lectin-like receptor subfamily F member 1 — protein sequence MAGDITYADVAMLPRERPHVPSRTSVPGNMITYAELRMKPKPKGTSRSETSASGRQHGCSAWFYVTLVLGVLVLILLGVIAILAKQLLKGRAGKSESLSLYDLNSTGNHISSEKTVSAGVLKWLMEELCEDGQGTICELCPPGWQLHRGRCYYFSEEAVSWDDSQRNCLARKSQLLVVEDEIEMEFIDNKEKDTKYIWIGLKIQDMKKQWSSVEDPRVKKNRVTINRIETDKNCAVYRRKNMIQADNCQTLKKWICKKNATLLVL from the exons GAAACATGATCACATACGCTGAGCTGCGCATGAAGCCGAAACCCAAAGGGACCAGCAGATCAGAGACTTCCGCTTCTG gcCGCCAACACGGGTGCTCAGCCTGGTTCTACGTGACGCTGGTCCTGGGAGTCCTTGTGCTCATCCTGCTAGGCGTCATAGCCATACTAGCCAAGCAAC ttTTGAAGGGCAGAGCAGGAAAATCTGAAAGTTTGTCCCTGTATGATCTAAATAGCACTGGCAATCACATTTCTTCAGAGAAGACCGTCTCAGCGGGGGTCCTGAAATGGCTCATGGAGGAACTGTGTGAAGATGGACAAG GAACAATATGTGAGTTGTGTCCTCCTGGGTGGCAGCTACACAGGGGGAGATGTTACTACTTTTCCGAGGAGGCTGTAAGCTGGGATGACAGCCAGAGAAACTGTCTGGCCAGGAAATCCCAGCTTCTTGTCGTTGAAGATGAAATTGAGATG GAGTTTATAGACAATAAAGAGAAAGATACTAAATATATCTGGATTGGGTTGAAGATTCAAGACATGAAGAAACAATGGAGTTCAGTGGAAGATCCCAGAGTAAAAAAAAACAG GGTAACTATAAATAGAATTGAGACTGACAAGAATTGTGctgtctacagaagaaaaaacatgatCCAAGCAGATAACTGCCAGACTTTAAAGAAGTGGATCTGTAAGAAGAACGCAACTTTGTTGGTGCTCTGA